A stretch of the Acidobacteriota bacterium genome encodes the following:
- a CDS encoding RNA polymerase sigma factor, translating into MPVIVERTEPAPDADLVKAAAEGDVDAFEQLYHLHNRRVFSLCMRMLGSTTQAEDLTQEVFLQVFRKLSSFRGESQFTTWLHRLTVNQVLMHFRKRGVKLEHTSGEGDFTNVTDTPIQSTRRVSMVDRIALEKAIAELPPGYRTVFVLHDVEGYEHEEISHILKVSIGTSKSQLHKARMRLRELLKVQN; encoded by the coding sequence ATGCCAGTGATTGTAGAACGGACTGAACCTGCGCCCGATGCCGATTTGGTGAAAGCCGCAGCCGAGGGCGATGTCGATGCCTTCGAGCAGCTTTATCATTTACACAACCGACGTGTCTTCTCGCTGTGTATGCGCATGCTTGGCAGCACCACCCAGGCAGAAGACCTCACGCAGGAAGTCTTCCTACAGGTTTTCAGAAAATTGAGCAGCTTTCGCGGTGAATCGCAATTTACCACCTGGTTGCATCGCTTGACGGTCAATCAGGTGTTGATGCATTTTCGCAAACGCGGCGTAAAGCTGGAACATACTAGCGGAGAAGGCGATTTTACCAATGTCACGGATACGCCCATACAAAGCACCCGGCGCGTATCGATGGTTGACCGGATTGCTCTTGAAAAAGCCATTGCGGAATTGCCACCCGGTTATCGCACGGTATTCGTTTTGCACGATGTCGAAGGCTACGAGCACGAAGAGATTTCACATATCCTGAAAGTCAGCATCGGGACATCGAAATCGCAACTCCATAAAGCGCGAATGCGGTTGCGAGAATTATTGAAGGTTCAAAATTAA
- a CDS encoding DUF5666 domain-containing protein, which yields MRSSFVKLSSLLILVLSLLPIHSSALTFTEDVKFTGIVQALPSGGFIGDWRVADKVVHASSSTIINHEDGVITVGATVKVEGFPRSDGSIDATEIELRQASPNPSPGDISFKGTIQSFPSSFVGDWQIGGKVIHATASTRIEAEVGPVAVGAFAEVKGTLRADGSMDATKIEIQSSATGGDGRSEITAIIEQLPSSGLIGDWQVGGRAIHVTSSTMINLEHGAAVVGALVEVKGSMRTDGSMDATSIEVKSGSSSGGGSGSGSGGGGQDDDRNELHGIVQSFPSGLIGDWSVSGRTVHVTSSTIINLEHGQVAVGVLVEVKGTTRADGSLDAATIEVKTASSVGSSSRSGEGDSLSVKGAIQTLPGDPTLIGDWKVKDRTIHVTTTTKLSTEHGAFSVGKSVKVKGLTLADGSVLATKVILRDSF from the coding sequence ATGAGAAGTAGTTTTGTTAAATTATCAAGCTTATTGATTCTGGTTTTAAGTTTATTGCCGATTCATTCATCCGCTTTAACTTTTACTGAAGATGTTAAATTCACGGGAATCGTGCAAGCCTTGCCGAGCGGCGGATTCATTGGCGATTGGCGCGTTGCCGATAAAGTGGTGCACGCATCGAGTTCGACAATTATCAATCACGAAGACGGCGTCATCACCGTTGGCGCGACCGTCAAGGTCGAAGGTTTCCCGCGCAGCGACGGCTCAATCGATGCAACCGAAATCGAATTGCGTCAGGCATCGCCCAATCCTTCACCGGGCGACATCAGCTTTAAAGGCACCATTCAAAGTTTCCCCTCATCGTTTGTGGGTGACTGGCAAATCGGCGGTAAAGTAATTCACGCGACCGCTTCAACCCGTATTGAAGCCGAAGTCGGGCCGGTTGCTGTCGGCGCATTTGCCGAAGTGAAAGGCACGTTGCGAGCCGATGGGTCGATGGATGCTACCAAAATTGAAATTCAATCAAGTGCAACGGGGGGTGACGGGCGAAGTGAAATTACCGCGATCATCGAACAATTGCCATCCAGCGGACTCATAGGGGATTGGCAGGTTGGCGGACGCGCGATTCACGTTACCTCATCAACAATGATCAATTTAGAACATGGCGCGGCAGTGGTCGGCGCACTCGTCGAAGTCAAAGGCAGTATGCGAACCGACGGTTCAATGGATGCCACCAGCATCGAAGTGAAATCCGGCAGTTCAAGCGGCGGCGGCAGTGGCAGTGGCAGCGGCGGCGGCGGGCAGGATGATGACCGCAACGAATTGCACGGCATCGTTCAGAGTTTTCCAAGCGGTTTAATCGGCGATTGGAGTGTCAGCGGACGCACGGTTCACGTCACCAGTTCGACTATTATCAATCTCGAACACGGGCAAGTAGCGGTTGGCGTTCTCGTCGAAGTCAAAGGCACCACACGCGCGGATGGGTCTCTGGATGCTGCGACTATCGAAGTGAAGACAGCCTCTTCGGTTGGCAGCAGCAGCCGTTCGGGTGAAGGCGATTCATTAAGCGTCAAAGGCGCGATTCAAACCTTGCCAGGCGACCCAACCTTAATTGGCGATTGGAAAGTCAAAGACCGCACCATTCACGTCACGACGACGACCAAACTGTCAACCGAACACGGCGCTTTTTCAGTCGGCAAATCGGTAAAAGTCAAAGGCTTGACCTTAGCCGATGGTTCAGTGCTGGCAACCAAAGTCATCCTTCGCGACAGCTTCTAA
- a CDS encoding zf-HC2 domain-containing protein, translating into MNCNECLEVISEYVDGMLELGAQTKIERHLADCESCRAVRDDLLQIVHFSGQLPMQAPTRDLWVGIKTQIEADRPKTYLARAKHWWQQLHNRDLYFTVPRMAALAASFILLVVVGVTIFKNFSPNANQVVNGNVSPAQQEHLGFKDLEPYEKRIGELKEAVEQKKKNWDANLQLSFERSMISVEDSLNESRREFNNNPSDENCRELLINAYREKVRVLEGFADFKQ; encoded by the coding sequence ATGAATTGCAATGAGTGTTTAGAAGTAATTTCAGAATATGTGGACGGCATGCTGGAACTGGGCGCGCAGACTAAAATCGAGCGCCATCTGGCAGATTGCGAAAGTTGTCGCGCGGTGCGCGATGACTTGTTGCAAATCGTTCATTTCAGCGGGCAATTACCCATGCAAGCGCCCACCAGAGACTTATGGGTAGGCATCAAAACCCAGATCGAAGCTGACCGTCCAAAGACCTATTTAGCACGGGCGAAACACTGGTGGCAGCAACTGCATAACCGCGATTTGTATTTTACGGTGCCGCGAATGGCAGCCCTTGCGGCTTCGTTTATTTTACTCGTTGTCGTCGGTGTCACGATATTTAAAAACTTTTCACCCAATGCGAATCAAGTGGTGAATGGAAATGTTTCGCCAGCCCAGCAAGAGCATCTTGGATTTAAAGATTTGGAACCTTATGAAAAACGCATCGGTGAGTTGAAAGAAGCGGTTGAACAGAAGAAAAAAAACTGGGATGCCAATTTACAATTATCGTTTGAACGCAGCATGATTTCGGTTGAAGACTCATTGAACGAAAGCCGCCGAGAATTTAACAATAATCCGTCGGATGAAAATTGTCGCGAATTGCTCATCAATGCTTATCGCGAAAAAGTCCGGGTTCTCGAAGGTTTCGCTGATTTCAAGCAATAA